One genomic region from Cryptococcus gattii WM276 chromosome C, complete sequence encodes:
- a CDS encoding Pre-mRNA splicing factor RNA helicase, putative (Similar to TIGR gene model, INSD accession AAW42668.1): MAGPPVRQRYNAKARGSVAGGSSHKKRKNITKERTEEHAQDNDNDQHDAELEDPTAGMSSKKRKRFESYMDSIQAKKLKSEQRLETFKLLQSLAPSSSTSASLLSASTLGQNPLNPTSAKERQEKREDRLVRSGIDRLSRRFGEGDDDSGESENDAPSRKGKGKAREVTVEVIRYGQVEEKEEVKTTVLPSKGERKAEIKTAGKSKRKGKLPKKAEWNPNLLSTQAHNSSSSEFNSSDSANDTSDEEEPKKTVEPSLKTEPEPASATTKPLISAPSAPTVLGGALRKSADGQAMKPRVEIRRKKGFVYGMFGRRGIEHREDSDDEDDEDDEDEDEDENDDNDEEEEEDDEMDSDEEDEGDSEEEDNEEEEEEVAPPKKKRSLGFKDWALKQMGQTSEPSAPDLLATETTTTLYKSQPLPAARVGEYIGPLGQELVMPTTSLLDQSKDSDKSKVRPNITRRPSVSEARMGLPILSEEQSIIESILMHPVVIICGETGSGKTTQVPQMLYEAGFGYKGSDNPGMVAVTQPRRVAAVSLAERVRSELNLPPNSSLVAHQIRYSSTTSPDTAIKFMTDGVLLRELASDFLLSRYSVVVVDEAHERGVNTDVLVGVLSRVAKLREKLWREGKQDVKPMRIVVMSATLRVSDFAENPTLFLKSPPVIHIAARQHPVTVHFSRRTVSDYVTEAYKKVSKIHARLPPGGILVFMTGQSEIQALCRKLEKKYGSKKTSQKIQINNDDTLPPEEREAEEVEFGKDEDLAADVDDGAAESDPEALDTDDEIEGIPGLEFDEPADAPLHVLPLYSLLPNDQQMLVFKPPPEGHRLVIISTNVAETSLTIPGIRYVVDSGRAKERHYDPTNGVQSFQVSWISKASASQRAGRAGRTGPGHCYRLYSSALFEDHFEQFSKPEILRMPIEGVVLQMKSMNIDAVINFPFPTPPDRAALRRAENLLTNLGALSLPTLTKMINGVQQKGSAGGQITDLGKAMAGFPVSPRFAKMLAIGTQHDCMSYIIAIVAGMSVGDPFIHEQSLEVDEEEDEIAEISHIKSEEIKEKEQRKETRRRFFKAQQQLLALGQGASDMFKLLAAIGAYEYDPSPAFCAKTFIRLKAMQEIHQLRAQISSIAKVQLSKLLPPNDTQLKVLRQILAAGFIDQVAVREDLVLKKGVSYESTRGVPYRAVGLGSEAVFIHPSSALFHHAPPDFVVFSDIVRTSKPWMKGITKINPVWLPSLGKGLCTFSKPMEMPTKGFARKNGLKDDEREVFVTPHFKDLGVDLPVMKKRQRREGTRWILVD, from the exons ATGGCAGGCCCACCAGTTCGTCAGAGGTACAACGCAAAGGCGAGGGGATCAGTTGCAGGAGGATCTTCGCacaagaagaggaagaatATCACGAAGGAGCGCACCGAGGAGCACGCCCAGGACAACGACAACGACCAGCACGATGCTGAATTGGAAGACCCGACCGCAGGCATGTCTTCAAAGAAGCGAAAACGTTTCGAGTCTTACATG GATTCGATACAGGCCAAAAAACTTAAGTCAGAACAGCGTCTCGAAACGTTCAAACTTCTTCAATCGCTTgctccctcttcctccacaTCTGCCTCTCTCCTATCGGCATCTACCTTGGGCCAAAACCCTCTGAACCCCACTAGTGCGAAGGAGAGGCAGGAGAAGCGTGAAGATCGCCTTGTGCGCAGCGGAATTGACCGATTGTCTCGACGGTTCGGAGAGGGAGACGATGACAGTGGAGAAAGTGAGAATGATGCGCCAAGTagaaaaggcaaaggaAAGGCAAGGGAAGTCACGGTTGAAGTCATTCGGTATGGACAAGttgaagagaaggaagaggtcaAAACCACAGTGTTACCCTCCAAAGGTGAACGGAAGGCTGAGATCAAGACTGCTGGGAAAAGCAAGAGGAAGGGTAAGCTTCCCAAGAAA GCCGAATGGAATCCCAACCTTCTTTCTACGCAAGCTCATAATTCATCATCGTCCGAGTTTAACTCGTCTGATTCTGCGAATGATACTTCCGACGAAGAAGAACCAAAGAAGACAGTTGAACCTTCTCTCAAAACTGAACCGGAGCCAGCCTCTGCAACTACAAAACCTCTGATATCAGCCCCCTCTGCTCCTACCGTGTTAGGCGGGGCTCTCAGAAAATCAGCCGACGGGCAAGCCATGAAACCGAGAGTTGAAATACGGCGGAAAAAGGGCTTTGTCTATGGTATGTTTGGAAGACGGGGAATAGAGCACAGAGAAGATTcagatgatgaggatgatgaggatgatgaggatgaagatgaggatgagaatgatgacaacgatgaggaggaggaagaggatgatgagatggatagcgatgaagaggatgaaggagactcggaagaagaagataatgaagaggaagaagaagaggttgctcccccaaaaaagaagagatcgCTTGGTTTCAAGGATTGGGCTCTCAAACAAATGGGTCAAACATCAGAACCTTCTGCACCTGATCTTCTCGCAACTGAAACGACCACAACACTGTACAAGTCTCAACCTTTACCTGCGGCCAGGGTCGGTGAATACATTGGTCCTCTTGGCCAAGAGCTTGTCATGCCAACGACGTCTCTTCTAGATCAAAGTAAAGACAGTGACAAGTCCAAAGTCCGTCCAAACATCACTCGTCGGCCTTCAGTATCTGAGGCGAGGATGGGATTGCCTATCCTTTCCGAGGAGCAATCCATCATTGAGTCGATCTTGATGCACCCTGTGGTCATTATCTGTGGTGAGACAGGTAGTGGTAAAACGACTCAAGTGCCTCAAATGCTCTACGAAGCTGGATTTGGATACAAGGGTTCAG ACAATCCTGGCATGGTTGCTGTCACTCAACCGCGTCGTGTTGCTGCCGTTTCACTTGCTGAACGAGTCCGTTCCGAGCTTAATCTCCCCCCAAATTCATCACTTGTTGCACATCAAATCAGATACTCTTCCACAACCTCGCCCGATACCGCCATCAAGTTTATGACGGATGGTGTTCTTTTGCGTGAGCTTGCGTCTGACTTTTTGCTCAGCCGGTACAGCGTGGTTGTTGTCGATGAAGCGCACGAGCGAGGTGTCAACACGGATGTCCTTGTCGGTGTGTTGAGTAGAGTTGCTAAACTTCGAGAAAAATTGTGGCGCGAGGGCAAGCAAGACGTGAAGCCCATGCGTATTGTAGTCATGTCCGCTACCCTTCGGGTGTCCGATTTTGCAGAAAACCCCACATTATTCCTCAAATCTCCCCCTGTAATCCACATTGCAGCGAGGCAGCATCCCGTCACCGTTCACTTCAGCAGACGTACCGTCAGTGATTATGTGACGGAGGCCTACAAAAAGGTTTCCAAAATACATGCAAGACTTCCACCTGGAGGTATTTTGGTTTTCATGACTGGACAAAGTGAGATCCAAGCTTTGTGTAGAAAACTGGAGAAGAAGTATGGCTCCAAAAAGACATCTCAGAAGATTCAAATCAACAACGATGATACACTGCCTCCCGAAG AGCGCGAAGCTGAAGAAGTTGAATTCgggaaggatgaagattTGGCAGCGGATGTCGATGATGGGGCCGCAGAGAGCGATCCTGAGGCTCTTGACACTGACGATGAGATCGAAGGTATCCCGGGTCTTGAGTTCGATGAGCCTGCAGATG CTCCCTTACATGTTCTCCCTCTCTACTCTTTACTACCCAACGATCAACAAATGCTCGTCTTCAAGCCGCCTCCCGAGGGCCACAGACTCGTCATCATCTCCACTAATGTGGCTGAGACGTCTCTTACTATCCCCGGCATTCGTTATGTCGTTGACTCTGGCCGCGCCAAAGAGCGACATTATGATCCCACCAATGGTGTGCAATCATTCCAAGTTTCTTGGATTTCAAAAGCTTCGGCATCTCAACGAGCCGGACGTGCTGGTCGTACAGGACCAGGTCATTGCTACCGCCTCTATTCATCCGCTCTCTTTGAGGACCATTTTGAACAATTTTCCAAACCAGAAATCCTACGGATGCCTATTGAAGGCGTGGTATTACAAATGAAGAGTATGAACATTGATGCGGTCATCAATTTCCCATTCCCTACTCCCCCAGACCGAGCGGCCCTCCGACGAGCAGAGAATCTCCTTACGAACCTCGGTGCCCTTTCGCTTCCTACTTTGACAAAGATGATTAATGGCGTGCAACAGAAAGGTTCAGCGGGGGGTCAGATTACGGACCTAGGCAAAGCAATGGCCGGATTTCCTGTATCCCCTAGGTTTGCTAAGATGCTTGCTATTGGTACTCAACACGACTGTATGTCTTATATCATTGCCATAGTTGCAGGCATGTCAGTGGGAGATCCTTTCATTCATGAACAGTCGCTAGAggtggatgaagaggaagatgaaatCGCAGAGATTAGCCATATTAAAAGTGAGGAGATCAAAGAGAAGGAGCAGCGGAAGGAGACAAGAAGACGTTTTTTCAAGGCTCAACAG CAATTATTGGCGCTTGGACAAGGTGCCAGCGATATGTTCAAGCTTCTCGCGGCCATCGGCGCCTACGAATACGACCCCTCACCTGCCTTCTGTGCAAAGACTTTTATCCGTCTCAAG GCAATGCAGGAAATACATCAGCTTCGAGCTCAAATATCATCTATCGCCAAAGTACAGCTCTCGAAATTACTTCCGCCCAACGATACTCAACTCAAGGTGCTTCGTCAAATCCTTGCCGCCGGCTTTATTGACCAGGTAGCTGTTCGCGAAGATCTCGTACTGAAAAAGGGTGTCTCTTACGAGTCCACTCGCGGAGTCCCTTATCGAGCAGTTGGGCTTGGATCCGAGGCTGTGTTCATTCACCCTTCTTCCGCTCTCTTCCATCACGCTCCTCCAGACTTTGTCGTATTCTCTGACATTGTTAGAACCAGCAAACCGTGGATGAAAGGCATAACCAAAATCAATCCTGTCTGGTTACCTAGTCTTGGCAAGGGTCTTTGCACGTTCTCCAAACCGATGGAGATGCCGACAAAAGGGTTTGCGAGAAAGAATGGTTTGAAGGATGACGAAAGGGAAGTGTTTGTCACCCCCCATTTCAAGGATTTGGGAGTTGATCTTCCggtgatgaagaaaaggcagaggagagaagggaCCAGGTGGATTTTGGTGGATTGA
- a CDS encoding MAP kinase kinase, putative (Similar to TIGR gene model, INSD accession AAW42207.1): MYPQNSSDPSSYSPSTFSLPKSSISRKKPPGLDISKSILRPTRTAPVLPSNGSSPGNFVSEADKLRDDIANLQLSSRSTGSSHSVEALDSPRAFQSDSSVASGPAKKEKSRDGKERGDKEKRKKRHKDKDGEDLVKDEDLEVLHDLGAGNGGTVTKVWNKKRKCIMARKLILVDAKPSIRKQILRELQIMNDCDSPYIVGYYGCFPVDVHVGIVMEFMDAGSLDYIYRHHGAIDIDIVGKVAEAVLEGLIYLYDKHRIIHRDIKPSNVLANTRGEIKICDFGVSGELINSIANTFVGTSTYMSPERIQGAPYTIKSDIWSLGISLIELAVGRFPFSDSPDSEELSPSASDFDPDPTLPRSVRRPKIESNSGRNGVSQSGGPHAMSILDLLQHIVNEPAPRLASRRRTFPQEAVAFVEGCLIKDPDQRRSPRELLSSPWITNLKTTKEDLQAWAQSVTSSREE; this comes from the exons ATGTACCCGCAAAATTCCTCAGATCCTTCATCCTACTCCCCTTCCactttctctcttcccaaATCCTCCATCTCACGGAAGAAACCTCCGGGACTCGACATCTCCAAATCCATCCTTCGCCCCACACGTACTGCCCCGGTTCTGCCCTCAAACGGAAGCTCCCCTGGCAACTTTGTATCAGAAGCAGACAAGCTTAGAGATGATATTGCCAACCTCCAACTGTCAAGTCGATCAACCGGCTCGAGTCACTCCGTGGAAGCACTCGACTCCCCTAGGGCCTTCCAGAGCGACAGTTCAGTTGCGTCGGGTCCTgcaaagaaggagaaaagtAGAGACGGTAAAGAACGGGGTGAtaaggagaaaaggaagaaaagacACAAGGATAAGGACGGAGAGGACTTGGTCAAGGACGAGGACCTAGAAGTACTGCACGATTTgggagccggcaacggTGGGACAGTGACTAAAGTGTGGAATAAGAAGAGAAAATGCATTATGGCTCGAAAG CTCATCCTTGTAGACGCCAAACCATCCATAAGAAAACAGATTCTTCGAGAGTTACAAATCATGAACGACTGTGATTCTCCATACATCGTTGGATATTATGGATGCTTTCCCGTCGACGTCCATGTAGGAATTGTCATGGAATTCATGGATGCTGG ATCTCTGGACTACATCTACAGGCATCACGGCGCCATTGACATCGACATTGTCGGTAAAGTCGCTGAAGCGGTGTTGGAGGGTCTGATTTATCTTTATGATAAACACCGCATCATACATCGAG ATATCAAGCCGTCCAATGTATTAGCCAACACTCGAGGGGAGATAAAGATATGTGATTTCGGAGTCTCTGGGGAGTTGATCAACTCGATTGCCAATACATTTGTGGGCACAAGCACATACATGAGC CCCGAGCGAATCCAGGGGGCGCCGTACACAATCAAATCAGATATCTGGTCCCTCGGTATCTCCCTTATCGAGTTGGCTGTCGGCCGCTTCCCATTCTCCGACTCACCCGACTCTGAAGAACTTTCACCTAGCGCTTCCGACTTTGATCCTGATCCTACACTTCCTCGGTCCGTTCGACGCCCTAAAATTGAATCTAACAGCGGACGTAACGGCGTCAGTCAGAGCGGTGGACCGCATGCCATGTCTATTCTTGATTTGTTGCAACATATCGTCAATGAACCAGCCCCAAGATTGGCGAGCAGGCGAAGGACATTCCCTCAGGAGGCCGTTGCGTTTGTAGAAGGCTGCTTGATCAAAGATCCCGATCAAAGAAGGAGTCCAAGAGAGCTGCTG TCTTCTCCATGGATAACCAACCTCAAAACCACCAAAGAGGACCTTCAAGCCTGGGCTCAATCTGTGACGAGCTCACGTGAGGAATAG
- a CDS encoding Hypothetical protein (Similar to TIGR gene model, INSD accession AAW42209.1; CNC02360) — MRNQQLVQQHYDIALKFMQAANYLDAWKNFDKAINFGGKSPVLLDCKAAAMSKLPEWRNHALEVTKDMITKWPKDFRGYYRQASVLYAMKAYDYAFKAINKAVDIGPTQSQNERQYKAIQQLRATIIIQKTEADRLRAANDEAEAQRQAIARQAAKKARINYTHLLSRDILLTIAEQGMVDHPGFILRMAGVCKSWRETLLNQPGLWNTIVLGKKRPDQKVNLFIERSRGRIREVKITRQLETVLVEKIATSLAPYMPNVERLTIGGLYLDSSIFFQHWRYFLHSVKYLCISQVPGGYRTGENFIYDLLPPGSLSLRHLDISNYSCLLMDQACSESNPAYIAYSQVETVSIRSTFISLRKEFAEEMLLSNFPAATSIELLNNRYIESSNEKLPVITSELPNLRSYTNNHSTSNVFKTIRAPSLQDLSVPSLRAPSLKTWLSAPGLASCLTTLRSLDISSTSFTDTDILSALAFLPGLQFLNVSACPLSNAFLEGLSRRPAGSDQENLCPNLMALSIAKNDQITGGPVTRFVRSRVPGGGAALASDSDTKEQGKGTTRTEVKKGVSSSFRPSARSAFGRPTKPPFVGKDSNQSIPATFPPNETCAASQPPSSSSLPSSSTLPKIRWLNLDHCDRIDRSAISYIRKYVKFVGHSYGTPDANRIAGKGRWRWDAQWKEECDTGEGGCGLRRVAGEFGWNLGIYHCLGS, encoded by the exons ATGAGAAACCAGCAGCTCGTACAGCAGCATTATGACATTGCGCTCAAGTTCATGCAAGCGGCCAACTATCTGGACGCATGGAAAAACTTTGACAAG GCGATCAACTTTGGAGGGAAGAGCCCTGTTCTGCTCGACTGTAAAGCAGCGGCCATGTCAAAGCTTCCGGAATGGAGAAACCATGCCTTGGAAGTCACCAAAGACATGATCACAAAATGGCCAAAAGATTTCAGA GGGTACTACCGCCAAGCCTCTGTTCTCTATGCTATGAAGGCATATGATTACGCCTTCAAGGCTATCAACAAGGCCGTGGATATAGGTCCTACTCAGTCCCAGAACGAGCGGCAGTACAAAGCAATCCAACAGCTTCGCGCAACGATCATCATCCAAAAGACCGAGGCGGATCGTCTACGCGCCGCGAATGATGAAGCCGAGGCGCAGAGGCAAGCAATCGCGCGTCAAGCGGCCAAAAAAGCGAGAATCAACTATACGCATCTCCTCTCAAGAGACATTCTCTTAACTATCGCTGAGCAGGGCATGGTAGATCATCCTGGGTTCATTCTCAGGATGGCCGGGGTATGCAAGTCGTGGAGGGAAACGTTGCTGAACCAGCCAGGCTTGTGGAATACCATTGTCCTAGGCAAGAAACGGCCGGATCAAAAGGTTAACCTGTTCATTGAGCGATCACGTGGCAGGATCAGAGAGGTCAAGATCACCCGTCAGCTTGAAACAGTCCTTGTCGAAAAAATCGCAACGTCGCTGGCGCCCTACATGCCCAACGTGGAACGCCTAACTATCGGTGGGCTATATCTAGACAGTTCTATCTTCTTTCAACATTGGAGATATTTTCTACATAGCGTAAAGTATCTCTGCATTTCCCAGGTACCAGGTGGATACCGTACCGGCGAGAACTTTATCTATGATTTATTACCTCCAGGATCGTTATCTCTTCGCCATCTCGATATTTCCAACTACAGTTGTTTGTTAATGGACCAGGCCTGTTCCGAAAGCAATCCCGCGTACATTGCTTACAGCCAAGTTGAAACTGTCTCCATACGTTCAACATTTATTTCCCTCCGTAAAGAATTTGCCGAAGAGATGTTGCTCTCCAACTTCCCAGCTGCTACGAGTATAGAGCTGCTCAATAATCGCTACATCGAATCCTCTAATGAAAAACTTCCAGTCATCACCTCCGAACTGCCCAACCTCCGCTCTTACACGAACAACCATTCTACCTCAAACGTGTTCAAGACGATCAGAGCGCCTTCTCTCCAAGACTTGTCCGTTCCATCACTTCGTGCACCATCACTCAAAACATGGCTGTCAGCACCAGGCCTGGCCTCTTGTCTCACGACTTTACGATCCCTTGACATTTCCTCCACTTCATTCACCGATACAGACATTCTCTCAGCTCTGGCTTTTCTTCCAGGTCTCCAGTTCCTCAACGTGTCTGCCTGTCCTCTCTCCAACGCTTTCCTTGAAGGCCTTTCTCGCAGGCCGGCAGGTTCAGACCAAGAGAACCTGTGTCCAAATCTGATGGCTCTCTCGATCGCGAAGAACGATCAGATAACAGGCGGGCCGGTGACCCGCTTCGTGAGGAGCAGAGTACCAGGCGGCGGTGCTGCACTGGCGTCTGACTCGGATACGAAGGAACAAGGTAAAGGTACTACCCGAACagaggtgaagaagggCGTAAGCTCGTCTTTTAGGCCAAGTGCTAGGTCTGCTTTTGGACGGCCCACAAAGCCTCCTTTTGTCGGTAAGGATTCTAACCAATCCATCCCCGCTACTTTTCCCCCAAACGAGACTTGCGCTGCGTCCCAaccaccatcatcatcatcgttaccatcatcatccacaCTACCGAAAATTAGGTGGCTCAATCTCGACCATTGCGACCGTATTGATCGCTCTGCAATATCTTATATCCGCAAATATGTGAAATTTGTTGGGCACTCGTATGGGACACCTGATGCCAATCGAATCGCGGGtaaaggaagatggagatgggatgctcaatggaaagaagaatgtGATACAGGGGAAGGCGGGTGTGGATTGAGAAGAGTTGCAGGTGAGTTTGGTTGGAATCTTGGGATCTATCATTGTTTGGGGAGCTAA
- a CDS encoding ER-associated protein catabolism-related protein, putative (Similar to TIGR gene model, INSD accession AAW42211.1): protein MLLRIRSPAGTARITVQPETTGEEFAAAILNTIPRSDPQPDPATLALSNQPGAGGESVPFQALGGRTVGDMGFSHGDLLFLSYKPRGADPDSHPAMEATTSLPQPSQPDPSHPKTHTDPPLPNTIPLKDLSSVQEPEIDQYWEKQTGKIERKRDAAFCRHGEKAMCDYCMPLEPYDPKFQSEHQIKHLSYHAYLRKLLSSRPPTASSATDLPPLSPTSLSVITPCPTGAHPPFPDGICSTCQPSAVTLQSQPFRMVDHVEFASPSIIEGLLSAWRRTGTQRIAFLIGREDKYEKVPMGIKVVVEAVWEPKQEGELDGLTVETPWSDESRVQEIARWCDKGLSVVGMIYTDLTPSPDDITKTLYKRHAQSYTASSLEMLLSAAYQLSHPLSTRMSPTGHYSSRFVTCCLTGDKDGGVDILAWQASEHAEAMVKAGIVEASVDPTVVRVRKPGEGEYVPEVFYSFKNEYGLQVKMPAKPTFPVEYLYVNITHGFPLAPSPLFLSNAFPTENRPGLHDQSMQVVITQLSAILKSSDAEIGDTGTWPGRIKKDVERWLSDWHLVTFLCMQGLFSLKEQKILCRAATAHAHPNDTLALEELFASDGWQTLLTIVDSEVSPNGRSNPPPTSSFNNLGIDSPSFTGPPGGGGSGTESSAPPSGPGSVGAGAGASASSRERVCPHCTFVNEHGGGDCEICGLPLDG from the exons ATG CTGCTCCGGATCCGCTCGCCGGCGGGAACTGCCCGCATCACTGTGCAGCCAGAGACGACTGGGGAGGAGTTTGCCGCGGCGATCCTCAACACCATCCCCCGCTCGGACCCCCAGCCAGACCCGGCCACGCTCGCACTGAGCAACCAGCCGGGGGCCGGGGGGGAGTCCGTGCCATTCCAGGCCCTCGGCGGCCGTACGGTGGGTGACATGGGTTTCAG CCACGGCGATCTCCTGTTCCTCTCCTACAAGCCACGTGGTGCTGACCCGGACTCACACCCGGCCATGGAGGCCACAACGTCCCTCCCCCAGCCGTCGCAGCCGGACCCCTCCCACCCAAAGACCCACACCGATCCGCCCTTGCCAAACACTATCCCGCTCAAGGACTTGTCTTCCGTGCAGGAGCCTGAAATTGATCAGTACTGGGAGAAGCAGACTGGCAAGATTGAGCGGAAGAGGGATGCTGCATTCTGTAGGCACGGTGAAAAGGCCATGTGCGATTATTGCATGCCGTTAGAG CCGTACGACCCCAAGTTCCAATCGGAGCATCAGATCAAGCACCTTTCCTACCATGCCTATCTCCGCAAACTCCTCTCGTCCCGTCCACCCACCGCTTCTTCAGCTACCGATCTTCCTCCACTCTCACCGACCTCTCTGTCCGTCATCACCCCTTGCCCTACAGGTGCCCACCCTCCATTTCCCGACGGTATCTGCTCCACATGCCAGCCTTCTGCGGTAACCCTCCAATCTCAACCATTCAGAATGGTCGACCACGTTGAATTCGCTTCACCGTCCATCATCGAAGGCCTTCTTTCCGCATGGCGTCGTACAGGAACCCAACGTATCGCCTTCCTCATCGGACGAGAAGACAAGTATGAAAAGGTCCCAATGGGTATCAAGGTCGTTGTTGAAGCCGTCTGGGAGCCAAAGCAGGAAGGCGAACTCGATGGACTGACTGTTGAAACACCGTGGAGCGACGAGTCTAGGGTTCAAGAGATTGCGAGGTGGTGTGATAAAGGTTTAAGCGTCGTAGGCATGATCTACACTGACCTCACTCCCTCTCCCGACGACATTACCAAAACGCTTTACAAACGCCATGCCCAGTCGTACACTGCCTCCTCGCTGGAAATGCTTCTTTCTGCAGCTTATCAGCTCTCCCATCCCCTTTCTACGAGAATGTCTCCTACCGGTCACTATTCCTCTCGTTTCGTCACTTGCTGCCTGACAGGTGATAAGGACGGGGGTGTCGATATCTTGGCGTGGCAGGCAAGTGAGCATGCCGAAGCGATGGTGAAGGCCGGAATCGTCGAGGCCAGTGTAGACCCTACAGTTGTGAGAGTCCGGAAACcaggggaaggagaatATGTTCCAGAAGTGTTTTACAGCTTCAAAAACGAGTATGGACTGCAAGTCAAGATGCCTGCAAAACCGACCTTTCCCGTCGAGTATCTCTATGTCAAC ATCACGCATGGTTTCCCCCTTGCGCCATctcccctcttcctttccaACGCTTTCCCAACAGAAAACCGTCCCGGGCTCCATGACCAATCGATGCAAGTGGTTATCACACAACTGTCTGCCATTTTGAAATCGAGCGACGCCGAAATTGGGGATACTGGTACTTGGCCTGGGAGGATCAAGAAGGATGTTGAGAGGTGGTTGAGTGATTGGCATTTGGTGACATTCTTGTGCATGCAGGGTCTGTTTTCCTTG AAGGAGCAGAAAATCCTTTGCCGCGCTGCTACGGCCCATGCGCACCCAAATGACACTCTCGCGTTGGAAGAGCTTTTCGCAAGTGATGGATGGCAGACGTTGCTCACCATTGTCGATTCCGAAGTTTCCC CCAACGGTCGTTCCAACCCTCCGCCTACATCATCATTCAATAATCTCGGGATTGATTCTCCTTCGTTTACTGGTCCCCCTGGCGGTGGTGGTTCCGGTACCGAGTCTTCTGCACCACCATCCGGTCCTGGTTCAGTTGGCGCGGGCGCAGGCGCGAGTGCGAGTAGTAGGGAGAGGGTTTGCCCACATTGCACGTTTGTGAATGAACATGGAGGGGGCGATTGCGAGATTTGTGGATTGCCGCTTGACGGTTAA